The Flaviramulus sp. BrNp1-15 genome has a window encoding:
- a CDS encoding TraR/DksA C4-type zinc finger protein — protein MSLNTNVRYSDKDLAEFKELIQEKINKAQHDLELIKSAYMNDHNNGTDDTSPTFKAFDEGSEVMSKESNSALAIRQEKFIRDLKNALIRIENKTYGVCRVTGKLINKERLKLVPHATLSIEAKNMQ, from the coding sequence ATGAGCTTAAATACTAACGTAAGATATTCGGATAAAGATTTAGCAGAGTTTAAAGAGCTAATCCAAGAAAAAATAAATAAAGCACAACACGATTTAGAACTTATTAAAAGTGCCTATATGAACGATCATAATAACGGTACTGATGACACTTCTCCTACTTTTAAGGCTTTTGATGAAGGTAGTGAAGTTATGAGTAAAGAATCTAACTCTGCTCTAGCAATTCGTCAGGAAAAATTTATCCGCGATTTAAAAAATGCATTAATTAGAATTGAAAACAAAACTTACGGTGTTTGTCGTGTAACTGGAAAACTTATCAATAAAGAGCGTTTAAAGTTAGTACCTCATGCAACATTAAGTATTGAAGCTAAAAACATGCAGTAA
- a CDS encoding lipoprotein signal peptidase, with translation MSLKKSIILIVLILLIDQISKIYIKTNFKLHESIDVFNWFKIYFIENDGMAWGTKISDFASFISDRSAKVALTLFRVVAIFGIGYWLYDVTKKQSSKILILAITLIFAGALGNIIDSVFYGVIFNDSYNQVATFLPETGGYDGLLHGKVVDMLYFPLFEVDLPEWFPFYGGKRFNFFEPVFNIADMAISTGFIMLIVFNKKAFSKN, from the coding sequence ATGTCATTAAAAAAATCTATAATCCTTATTGTTCTTATTTTACTAATAGACCAGATTAGTAAAATATATATTAAAACTAATTTTAAACTTCATGAAAGCATCGATGTTTTTAACTGGTTTAAAATATACTTTATTGAGAATGATGGTATGGCTTGGGGAACAAAAATTAGTGATTTTGCATCGTTTATCTCAGATAGATCAGCTAAAGTAGCATTAACTTTATTTAGAGTTGTGGCTATTTTTGGTATTGGTTACTGGTTGTATGATGTAACAAAAAAGCAAAGTTCTAAAATATTGATATTAGCTATAACTTTAATATTTGCTGGTGCTTTAGGTAATATTATCGATTCTGTTTTTTACGGTGTTATATTTAACGATAGTTATAACCAAGTTGCTACGTTTTTACCAGAAACAGGAGGTTATGATGGTTTACTACACGGTAAAGTTGTAGACATGCTCTACTTTCCTTTATTTGAAGTAGATTTACCCGAGTGGTTTCCTTTTTATGGAGGTAAACGGTTTAATTTTTTTGAACCTGTTTTTAATATTGCAGATATGGCTATAAGCACTGGTTTTATAATGCTTATTGTTTTTAATAAGAAGGCGTTTTCTAAAAATTAG